One part of the Fusobacterium pseudoperiodonticum genome encodes these proteins:
- the purB gene encoding adenylosuccinate lyase: MNNEIYSNPLCERYSSKEMMYNFSPDKKFSTWRKLWIALAESEKELGLDISQEQIDEMKKNIHNIDYELAAKKEKEFRHDVMAHVHTFGTQAPLAMPIIHLGATSAFVGDNTDLIQIKDGLEIIKAKLVNVMNNLSKFALENKNVATLGFTHFQAAQLTTVGKRATLWLQSLLLDLEELEFRENTLRFRGVKGTTGTQASFKDLFNGDFSKVEELDVLVSKKMGFDKRFAVTGQTYDRKVDSEIMNLLANIAQSAHKFTNDLRLLQHLKEVEEPFEKSQIGSSAMAYKRNPMRSERISSLAKFVIALQQSTAMVASTQWFERTLDDSANKRLSLPQAFLAVDAILIIWNNIMEGLVVYDKIIEKHIMSELPFMATEYIIMECVKAGGDRQELHERIRVHSMEAGKQVKVEGKDNDLIDRIVNDDYFKLDKAKLLSILEPKNFIGFAAEQTEKFVNIEVKPILEKYKALLGMDSELKV, from the coding sequence ATGAATAACGAAATCTATTCAAACCCACTATGTGAAAGGTACAGTTCTAAAGAAATGATGTATAACTTTTCACCTGACAAGAAATTCTCAACTTGGAGAAAACTTTGGATTGCATTGGCAGAATCTGAAAAAGAATTAGGGCTAGATATATCTCAAGAGCAAATAGATGAAATGAAAAAAAATATTCATAATATCGACTACGAGCTAGCAGCAAAAAAAGAAAAAGAATTCAGACATGATGTTATGGCTCATGTTCATACTTTTGGAACACAAGCACCTTTAGCTATGCCTATTATCCACTTAGGAGCTACAAGTGCCTTTGTTGGAGATAACACAGATTTAATACAAATTAAAGATGGGCTTGAAATAATAAAAGCTAAACTTGTGAATGTTATGAATAATTTATCTAAGTTTGCATTAGAAAATAAAAATGTAGCAACTTTAGGATTTACACATTTTCAAGCTGCTCAACTTACAACAGTAGGAAAAAGAGCGACATTATGGCTACAATCTCTATTATTAGATTTAGAAGAATTAGAATTTAGAGAAAATACTTTAAGATTTAGAGGTGTAAAAGGAACAACAGGAACACAAGCAAGTTTTAAAGATTTATTTAATGGAGATTTTTCAAAAGTTGAAGAGTTAGATGTGCTAGTTTCTAAAAAAATGGGATTTGATAAAAGATTTGCAGTAACAGGGCAAACTTATGATAGAAAAGTTGATTCAGAAATAATGAATTTACTAGCAAATATAGCTCAATCTGCTCATAAGTTTACTAATGATTTAAGATTATTACAACATTTAAAAGAAGTAGAAGAACCTTTTGAAAAGAGTCAAATTGGTTCATCTGCAATGGCATATAAAAGAAATCCAATGAGAAGTGAAAGAATTTCATCTCTTGCTAAGTTTGTTATAGCATTACAACAAAGTACAGCAATGGTTGCTTCAACTCAATGGTTTGAAAGAACTCTTGATGATTCAGCTAACAAGAGATTATCTTTACCTCAAGCGTTTTTAGCAGTTGATGCTATACTAATTATTTGGAACAATATTATGGAAGGTTTAGTTGTATATGATAAAATAATAGAAAAACATATAATGAGTGAACTTCCATTTATGGCAACTGAATATATAATAATGGAATGTGTAAAAGCAGGTGGAGATAGACAAGAACTTCATGAAAGAATAAGAGTTCACTCTATGGAAGCTGGTAAACAAGTTAAAGTAGAAGGAAAAGATAATGATTTAATTGATAGAATAGTTAATGACGACTACTTTAAATTAGATAAGGCTAAGTTACTTTCTATACTAGAACCTAAAAACTTTATTGGCTTTGCAGCAGAACAAACAGAAAAATTTGTTAATATCGAAGTAAAACCAATATTAGAAAAATATAAGGCTCTATTAGGAATGGACTCTGAGTTGAAGGTATAA
- the rimI gene encoding ribosomal protein S18-alanine N-acetyltransferase, giving the protein MIKKLTINDVDCIEQIFNLEKDIFKNSAFSKESTENLVKADNSFIYAYLIDEKVCGYLMVLDSIDVYEILAIATVEEYRNKGIAQELLDKIKTKDIFLEVRKSNEKAINFYKKNNFKQISIRKGYYSDPTEDAIIMKMEANNE; this is encoded by the coding sequence ATGATTAAGAAGTTAACAATCAATGATGTAGACTGTATAGAACAAATTTTTAACTTAGAAAAAGATATTTTTAAAAATTCTGCTTTCAGTAAAGAATCTACAGAGAATTTAGTAAAAGCTGATAATTCATTTATTTATGCTTATCTTATAGATGAAAAAGTTTGTGGATATTTAATGGTTCTTGATAGTATAGATGTCTATGAAATTCTCGCAATAGCAACTGTTGAAGAATATAGAAATAAAGGTATTGCTCAGGAACTTTTAGATAAAATAAAAACTAAAGATATTTTCTTAGAAGTTAGAAAAAGTAATGAAAAAGCAATAAATTTTTACAAAAAAAATAATTTTAAACAAATATCAATAAGAAAAGGCTATTATTCAGATCCTACTGAAGATGCCATTATAATGAAAATGGAGGCAAATAATGAATAA
- the lepB gene encoding signal peptidase I, with protein MKTILYGIFYFFLTLFFAYIFIKEKDLAKKFDARREKFVNKIVKNENKAKYYKKILYYVETIGTALILVVIIQRFYIGNFKIPTGSMIPTIEVGDRVFADMVSYKFTGPKRNSIIVFKEPIENKVLYTKRAMGLPGETVKIQDGTLYINGEATNFRQYSNLGIGDNEWRIPKKGDKLEIIPAGNYNKARNYTAIDIEKIQKELKYNSASVYEFMPNLKFVVNGEETGLILDFIHDKDVVAKLMVGETVEVTLDDDYYLALGDNTDNSFDSRYWGFVKGSRIRGRALVRFWPLNRIGLVK; from the coding sequence ATGAAGACAATATTATATGGAATATTTTATTTTTTTCTAACACTTTTCTTTGCTTATATCTTTATAAAAGAAAAGGACTTAGCTAAAAAATTTGATGCTCGCAGAGAGAAATTTGTAAATAAAATAGTAAAAAATGAAAATAAAGCTAAATACTATAAAAAAATTCTTTATTATGTTGAGACAATAGGAACAGCACTTATATTAGTTGTTATTATTCAAAGATTCTATATAGGAAACTTTAAAATCCCTACAGGTTCAATGATACCAACAATAGAAGTTGGAGATAGAGTTTTTGCTGATATGGTGTCATATAAATTTACAGGGCCAAAAAGAAATAGCATCATAGTTTTTAAAGAACCTATAGAAAATAAAGTTCTTTATACAAAAAGAGCTATGGGACTTCCAGGAGAAACTGTAAAAATTCAAGATGGAACTTTGTATATAAATGGAGAAGCAACAAACTTTAGACAATATAGCAATTTAGGAATTGGAGATAATGAGTGGAGAATACCTAAAAAAGGAGATAAATTAGAAATTATCCCTGCAGGGAATTATAATAAAGCTCGTAACTATACTGCTATAGATATAGAGAAAATCCAAAAGGAATTAAAATATAACTCAGCTTCAGTCTATGAATTTATGCCTAACTTAAAATTTGTTGTTAATGGAGAAGAGACAGGTCTAATTTTAGATTTTATCCATGATAAAGATGTAGTTGCTAAACTTATGGTAGGGGAAACAGTTGAAGTTACACTAGATGATGACTATTATTTAGCATTAGGAGATAATACAGATAACAGTTTTGACTCAAGATATTGGGGCTTTGTTAAGGGAAGCAGAATAAGAGGAAGAGCTTTAGTTAGATTCTGGCCTTTAAACAGAATAGGGCTAGTAAAATAG
- a CDS encoding riboflavin synthase subunit alpha yields MEILDKKSNRMSRANAGVSECNEFPDLQRILDFLSLRNLLSNELFFTFC; encoded by the coding sequence ATGGAAATTTTAGATAAAAAATCAAATAGAATGAGCCGAGCAAATGCAGGAGTGTCTGAGTGCAACGAGTTTCCTGATTTGCAGCGAATTCTTGATTTTTTATCGTTAAGAAATTTACTCAGTAACGAACTATTTTTTACTTTTTGTTAA
- the recJ gene encoding single-stranded-DNA-specific exonuclease RecJ: MKKNTKWLLENKINYERIFENKGEKKLDFVIESLIENRNLSLDTNFDFNPFDLKDIDIAVKRIFEAIENNEKIYIYGDYDVDGITSVSLLYLALSELGGNIHYYIPLRDEGYGLNKDAIQSLKEEEANLVISVDCGINSIEEINFANELGLDFIITDHHEIIGDLPKAFAVINPKREENIYSYKYLAGVGTAFMLVYALYSKLDRINDLEKFLDIVAIGTVADIVPLTSDNRKFVKRGLKLLNNTKWIGIKQLLRKVFPEDWDTREYCSYDVGYLIAPIFNAAGRLEDAKQAVSLFIEEDGFECLTIIEQLLENNNERKNIQKKILEASIAEIEKKQLYNKNLILVANKSFHHGVIGIVASKILDKYYKPSIIMEIKESEGVATASCRSIDGINIVECLNSVSDILVKYGGHSGAAGFTIKIENIEEFYQRVDKYIGENFPKDLFVKTIKIENILAPYKVNYEFLRELEILEPYGAKNHTPIFAFKNCEYENLRFTRNSTEHLMLDIKKDNYYFKNCIFFGGGDYYDIIANSKKIDVAFKLKLETFKDRYMCKLQLEDVKNSMENTDFNDNYLELNGRDISFPIRTVVYPKRPDIDNPLNLVFNDYGLAITKDRTIIENIDVNLANILKVLKNEFNYNFSVEIEKKYLKTENINLHLKIDIDKDIILKTFPVKDALIFQEIKKELISDFDYNSIQKKVLASIFKDKKATLAIIEKGRGIRTIIETIKKYYLYKGKTISINDVSKKADFYIFTFDFENEAKLENIMQTLEKINSNNILIISNKEFELPKFNTIKDEYTVAKNIEYITYDEIDKIKKSDNFYYPFLTNEEKMKILALLNKEEKIFSTKEINIHL, from the coding sequence ATGAAAAAAAATACTAAATGGCTTTTAGAAAATAAAATAAATTATGAAAGAATTTTTGAAAATAAAGGAGAAAAAAAATTAGACTTCGTTATTGAAAGTTTAATTGAAAATAGAAATTTATCTCTTGATACAAATTTTGATTTCAATCCTTTTGACTTAAAGGATATAGACATAGCAGTAAAAAGAATTTTTGAAGCTATTGAAAATAATGAAAAAATTTATATCTATGGTGACTATGATGTCGATGGAATAACTTCTGTTTCTCTTTTATACTTGGCTCTTTCAGAATTAGGTGGAAATATACACTACTATATACCTTTAAGAGATGAAGGTTATGGACTAAATAAAGATGCTATCCAAAGTTTAAAAGAAGAAGAAGCTAATCTAGTCATAAGTGTTGACTGTGGAATTAATTCAATAGAAGAGATTAATTTTGCCAATGAATTAGGTTTAGATTTTATCATAACTGACCATCATGAAATAATTGGTGACTTGCCAAAGGCTTTTGCTGTTATAAATCCAAAAAGAGAAGAAAATATTTATAGCTATAAGTACTTAGCAGGTGTTGGAACAGCCTTTATGCTTGTCTATGCACTATATAGTAAGTTAGATAGAATAAATGATTTAGAAAAATTCTTAGATATTGTTGCCATAGGTACTGTTGCTGATATAGTTCCTTTGACTTCTGACAATAGAAAATTTGTAAAAAGAGGTTTAAAACTTTTAAATAATACTAAATGGATAGGAATTAAGCAACTTTTAAGAAAGGTTTTTCCTGAGGATTGGGACACTAGAGAATACTGTTCTTATGATGTAGGTTACCTTATTGCACCTATCTTCAATGCTGCTGGACGTTTAGAAGATGCAAAACAAGCTGTAAGCCTATTTATTGAAGAAGATGGTTTTGAATGTCTAACTATCATAGAGCAGCTTTTAGAAAATAATAATGAAAGAAAAAATATTCAAAAGAAAATTTTAGAAGCTTCCATTGCTGAAATTGAAAAAAAGCAACTTTACAATAAAAACTTAATTCTAGTTGCCAATAAGTCCTTTCATCATGGAGTTATAGGAATAGTTGCTTCAAAAATTCTAGATAAATATTATAAACCAAGTATAATTATGGAAATTAAAGAAAGTGAAGGAGTTGCAACTGCTTCTTGTAGAAGTATCGATGGTATAAACATAGTTGAATGTTTAAATTCTGTTTCTGATATCCTAGTTAAATATGGAGGACACTCAGGAGCAGCAGGTTTCACAATAAAGATTGAAAATATAGAAGAATTCTATCAAAGAGTTGATAAATATATTGGAGAAAACTTCCCTAAAGACTTATTTGTTAAGACTATAAAAATTGAAAATATACTCGCACCTTATAAAGTAAATTATGAATTCTTAAGAGAATTAGAAATCTTAGAGCCTTATGGTGCCAAAAATCATACTCCAATTTTTGCTTTTAAAAATTGTGAATATGAAAATTTAAGATTTACAAGAAATAGTACTGAACATTTGATGTTGGATATAAAGAAAGATAATTACTATTTTAAGAATTGTATTTTCTTTGGTGGTGGAGATTACTATGATATAATAGCTAATTCAAAGAAAATTGATGTGGCTTTTAAATTAAAATTAGAAACTTTTAAAGATAGATATATGTGTAAACTTCAACTTGAAGATGTTAAAAATTCTATGGAAAACACAGATTTTAATGATAATTACTTAGAATTAAATGGTAGGGATATTTCCTTCCCAATACGTACTGTAGTCTATCCTAAAAGACCTGATATAGATAATCCTTTAAATCTTGTTTTTAATGACTATGGACTTGCTATTACTAAGGATAGAACTATTATTGAAAATATAGATGTTAACTTAGCCAATATTTTAAAAGTTTTAAAAAATGAGTTTAACTATAATTTTTCTGTAGAAATAGAAAAAAAATATTTAAAAACTGAAAATATAAATTTACATTTAAAAATTGATATTGATAAAGATATTATTTTAAAAACTTTTCCTGTGAAAGATGCTTTAATATTTCAGGAAATAAAGAAGGAATTAATTTCTGACTTTGACTACAACTCAATACAAAAGAAAGTTTTAGCTTCAATTTTTAAAGATAAAAAAGCTACTCTTGCTATTATAGAAAAAGGAAGAGGTATAAGAACTATAATTGAAACTATAAAGAAATATTATCTATATAAAGGAAAGACTATTTCTATTAATGATGTTTCTAAAAAAGCTGATTTCTATATATTTACTTTTGACTTCGAAAATGAAGCTAAGCTAGAAAATATTATGCAAACTCTAGAGAAAATCAATTCTAATAATATTTTAATTATCTCAAATAAAGAATTTGAACTTCCAAAATTCAATACTATTAAAGATGAATACACTGTTGCTAAAAATATTGAATATATAACTTATGATGAGATAGATAAAATTAAAAAGTCTGATAATTTCTATTATCCATTTTTAACAAATGAAGAAAAAATGAAAATTTTAGCTTTACTAAATAAAGAAGAAAAGATTTTTTCAACAAAAGAAATTAATATACATTTATAA
- a CDS encoding ABC transporter substrate-binding protein: MKKFIKFLLMAIGMVMFVACGGEKEKTETTAPEAQGSNELVIYSPNADDEVNKIIPAFEKATGIKVILQSMGSGDVLARIAAEKENPQADINWGAISMGVLATTPDLWESYTSENEKNVPDAYKNTTGFFTNYKLDGSAALLVNKDVFAKLGLDPEKFTGYKDLLWPELKGKIAMGDPTASSSAIAELTNMLLVMGEKPYDEKAWEFVEKFVAQLDGTILSSSSQIYKATADGEYAVGVTYENPAVTLLQDGATNLKLVYPEEGSVWLPGAAAIVKNAPHMENAKKFIDFLISDEGQKIVAETSTRPVNTSIKNTSEFIKPFEEIKVAYEDIPYCAEHRKEWQERWTNILTK, translated from the coding sequence ATGAAAAAGTTTATTAAGTTTTTATTGATGGCTATTGGTATGGTTATGTTTGTTGCTTGTGGAGGAGAAAAAGAAAAGACAGAAACTACTGCTCCTGAAGCACAAGGTTCAAATGAATTAGTAATATATTCACCTAACGCAGATGACGAAGTAAATAAAATTATTCCTGCTTTCGAAAAAGCTACTGGAATAAAAGTTATTTTACAATCAATGGGAAGTGGAGACGTTCTTGCAAGAATTGCTGCTGAAAAAGAAAATCCACAAGCTGATATTAACTGGGGAGCTATAAGCATGGGTGTATTAGCTACAACTCCTGATTTATGGGAAAGCTATACTTCTGAAAATGAAAAAAATGTTCCTGATGCTTATAAAAATACTACAGGTTTCTTTACAAACTACAAACTAGATGGTAGTGCTGCTTTACTTGTAAACAAAGATGTATTTGCTAAATTAGGATTAGATCCTGAAAAATTTACTGGATATAAAGATTTATTGTGGCCTGAATTAAAAGGTAAAATTGCTATGGGAGATCCTACAGCAAGTAGTAGTGCTATAGCTGAACTTACAAATATGTTACTTGTTATGGGAGAAAAACCATATGATGAAAAAGCTTGGGAATTCGTTGAAAAATTTGTTGCTCAATTAGATGGAACTATTTTATCTTCTTCTTCTCAAATCTATAAAGCTACTGCTGATGGAGAATATGCTGTTGGAGTTACTTATGAAAACCCAGCTGTTACATTACTTCAAGATGGTGCAACTAACTTAAAACTTGTTTATCCTGAAGAAGGTTCTGTATGGTTACCAGGAGCTGCTGCAATAGTTAAAAATGCTCCTCATATGGAAAATGCTAAAAAATTCATCGACTTCTTAATTTCTGATGAAGGACAAAAAATTGTTGCTGAAACTTCAACAAGACCAGTAAATACTTCTATTAAAAATACAAGTGAATTTATAAAACCATTCGAAGAAATTAAAGTTGCTTACGAAGACATTCCTTACTGTGCTGAACACAGAAAAGAATGGCAAGAAAGATGGACTAACATATTAACTAAATAA
- a CDS encoding ABC transporter ATP-binding protein, with protein sequence MSVNIIIKNAQKRYGDNIIIEDLSLDIRQGEFFTLLGPSGCGKTTLLRMIAGFNSIENGDFYFNEKRINDLDPSKRNIGMVFQNYAIFPHLTVEQNVEFGLKNRKVSKDVMKVETDKFLKLMQIDGYRDRMPDRLSGGQQQRVALARALVIKPDVLLMDEPLSNLDAKLRVEMRTAIKEIQNSIGITTVYVTHDQEEAMAVSDRIAVMKDGAIQHLGQPKDIYQRPANLFVATFIGKTNVLKGTLDGSTLKIVGKYDINLTNIKDKNVKGNVTISIRPEEFVIDESQAKDGMKAFIDSSVFLGLNTHYFAHLENGEKLEIVQESKIDNIIPKGTEVYLKVKQDKINVFTEDGSKNILEGVNNDIGVAYAK encoded by the coding sequence ATGAGTGTAAATATAATAATAAAAAATGCTCAAAAAAGATATGGAGATAATATTATAATTGAAGATTTATCTCTTGATATAAGACAAGGGGAGTTTTTTACTCTCCTTGGACCTTCTGGGTGTGGAAAAACTACTTTATTAAGAATGATAGCAGGATTTAACTCTATTGAAAATGGAGATTTCTATTTCAATGAAAAAAGAATTAATGATTTAGATCCTTCTAAGAGAAATATTGGAATGGTTTTCCAAAACTATGCTATATTCCCACACTTAACTGTTGAGCAAAATGTAGAATTCGGTTTAAAAAATAGAAAAGTTTCTAAAGATGTTATGAAAGTAGAAACTGATAAATTTTTAAAACTTATGCAAATTGATGGATATAGAGATAGAATGCCTGATAGATTATCAGGAGGGCAACAACAAAGAGTTGCTTTAGCAAGAGCCTTAGTAATAAAACCTGATGTTTTATTGATGGACGAGCCTTTAAGTAACTTAGATGCTAAATTAAGAGTTGAAATGAGAACGGCTATAAAAGAAATTCAAAATAGTATTGGAATTACAACTGTTTATGTAACTCATGATCAAGAAGAAGCTATGGCTGTAAGTGATAGAATTGCAGTTATGAAAGATGGTGCAATTCAACACTTAGGTCAACCTAAAGATATTTATCAAAGACCTGCTAATTTATTTGTTGCAACTTTCATAGGTAAAACAAATGTATTAAAAGGGACTTTAGATGGTTCTACTTTAAAGATAGTAGGAAAGTATGACATAAACTTAACTAACATAAAAGATAAAAATGTTAAAGGAAATGTTACTATTTCAATAAGACCTGAAGAATTTGTAATTGATGAAAGTCAAGCAAAAGATGGTATGAAAGCTTTTATAGATAGCAGTGTATTTTTAGGCTTAAACACTCATTATTTTGCACATTTAGAAAATGGAGAAAAACTTGAAATTGTACAAGAATCTAAAATAGACAATATCATTCCAAAAGGAACTGAAGTTTATTTAAAAGTAAAACAAGATAAGATTAATGTTTTCACAGAAGATGGTTCTAAAAATATTTTAGAAGGTGTTAACAACGATATAGGTGTTGCTTATGCTAAGTAA
- a CDS encoding ABC transporter permease codes for MLSKKKDIWIVISLCVLAFYIVFMIYPLGILFKNAVIENNGDFTFAYFAKFLSKNYYFSTIFNSFKVSLAATALTLIIGTPLAYFYNMYKIKGKTFLQIIIILCSMSAPFIGAYSWILLLGRNGLITNTIKNLTGFNFPSIYGFGGILLVLCMQLYPLVFLYVSGALRNIDNSLLEASENMGCTGAKRFFKIIIPLCIPTILAAALMVFMRAFADFGTPLFIGEGYRTFPVEIYNQFMNETGSDKNFASAVSIIAIIITSLIFLLQRYINGKYKFTMNALHPIEAKEIKGIKSVLIHLFCYLIVFVSYAPQLYVIYTSFQNTSGKLFTKGYSLKSYTEAFSKLGNAIQNTFLIGGLSLILIIVISILIAYLVVRRNNFINRTIDTLSMVPYVIPGSVVGIALVSAFNKKPLVLVGTFLIMVISLIIRRNAYTIRSSVAILQQIPLSIEEASISLGASRMKSFFKITTPMMMNGIISGALLSWITIITELSSSIILYNYKTITLTLQIYVYVSRGSYGIAAAMSTILTLMTVISLLVFMRVSKNKNVMM; via the coding sequence ATGCTAAGTAAGAAAAAAGATATTTGGATAGTAATTTCATTATGTGTTCTAGCATTTTATATAGTATTCATGATTTATCCTTTAGGGATTTTATTTAAAAATGCAGTAATAGAAAATAATGGAGATTTCACTTTTGCTTATTTTGCAAAATTTTTAAGTAAAAATTATTACTTTTCTACTATATTTAATTCCTTTAAAGTCAGTTTAGCTGCAACAGCTTTAACTTTGATAATAGGAACTCCTTTGGCTTATTTCTACAATATGTATAAAATCAAAGGAAAAACTTTTTTACAAATTATTATAATACTATGTAGTATGTCTGCACCATTTATTGGAGCATATTCTTGGATTTTATTATTAGGAAGAAATGGATTAATTACTAATACAATTAAAAACTTAACAGGTTTTAATTTCCCAAGTATCTATGGATTCGGTGGAATTTTACTTGTTTTATGTATGCAACTTTATCCTTTAGTTTTCCTATATGTTTCAGGAGCTTTAAGAAATATTGATAATTCTTTATTAGAAGCTAGTGAAAATATGGGTTGTACTGGGGCTAAAAGATTCTTTAAAATAATTATTCCTCTATGTATTCCAACTATATTGGCAGCTGCTCTTATGGTATTTATGAGAGCCTTTGCAGACTTTGGAACTCCTCTATTTATTGGAGAAGGGTATAGAACTTTCCCTGTTGAAATTTATAATCAATTTATGAATGAAACAGGTTCTGACAAGAATTTTGCATCAGCTGTAAGTATTATTGCAATTATAATAACATCTTTGATTTTCTTATTACAAAGATATATAAATGGAAAGTATAAATTCACAATGAATGCACTTCATCCTATTGAAGCTAAGGAAATAAAAGGAATAAAATCTGTTTTAATTCACTTATTCTGTTATTTAATAGTTTTTGTTTCTTATGCTCCGCAACTTTATGTAATTTATACCTCTTTCCAAAATACATCTGGAAAACTTTTCACAAAAGGTTACTCTTTAAAGAGTTATACAGAAGCATTTAGTAAATTAGGAAATGCTATTCAAAATACATTCTTAATTGGTGGACTTTCTCTAATTTTAATCATCGTTATTTCTATTTTAATTGCATATCTAGTTGTAAGAAGAAATAACTTTATAAATAGAACTATAGATACTTTATCTATGGTGCCTTATGTTATTCCTGGTTCAGTTGTAGGGATAGCCTTGGTAAGTGCTTTCAATAAAAAACCTCTTGTCTTAGTTGGAACTTTCTTAATAATGGTAATATCACTTATCATAAGAAGAAATGCTTATACTATAAGATCATCTGTTGCTATACTTCAACAGATACCACTTTCTATCGAAGAAGCCTCAATCAGTTTAGGAGCTTCTCGTATGAAATCATTCTTTAAGATAACAACTCCTATGATGATGAATGGTATTATTTCAGGGGCACTTTTAAGTTGGATAACAATTATTACAGAACTTTCTTCAAGTATTATCTTATATAACTATAAGACAATAACATTGACATTACAAATATATGTATATGTTTCAAGAGGAAGTTATGGTATAGCTGCTGCTATGTCAACTATTTTGACTTTAATGACTGTTATTTCACTTCTGGTATTTATGAGAGTATCAAAGAATAAAAATGTAATGATGTAA
- a CDS encoding toxin-antitoxin system YwqK family antitoxin, which produces MKKLLAGLFLVGSVLSFGAQRMQVEKMVMNGDLFYVQGEQKPYSGEIEKKYPNGKTLGLATIKAGKLEGKVYEYYEDGKVKSEGNYVNGKAEGVEKNYYKSGKLESEVPFKNAKREGVAKYYNENGMLVAEVPYKNDVTSGLGKQYNEKTGKLEYEVTLANGVRNGVSKNYYPSGKLLSEVNYKNDIQDGPAKFYYENGKLQAEGTYKNGEVDGVATTYDENGKILQQVTYKNGKEVK; this is translated from the coding sequence ATGAAAAAATTATTAGCAGGATTATTTTTAGTTGGTTCAGTATTATCTTTTGGAGCACAAAGAATGCAAGTTGAAAAAATGGTAATGAACGGGGATTTATTCTATGTTCAAGGTGAGCAAAAACCTTATTCTGGAGAAATTGAGAAAAAGTACCCAAATGGAAAAACTCTTGGACTAGCTACAATTAAAGCAGGAAAATTAGAAGGAAAAGTATATGAATACTATGAAGATGGTAAAGTAAAATCAGAAGGAAATTATGTAAATGGAAAAGCTGAAGGAGTAGAAAAAAACTATTATAAAAGTGGTAAATTAGAATCTGAAGTTCCATTCAAAAATGCTAAGAGAGAAGGAGTAGCAAAGTATTACAATGAAAATGGTATGTTAGTAGCAGAAGTTCCATATAAAAATGATGTTACATCAGGTTTAGGAAAACAATATAATGAAAAAACAGGTAAATTAGAATATGAAGTTACTCTAGCTAATGGAGTAAGAAATGGGGTATCTAAAAATTACTATCCAAGTGGTAAATTATTAAGTGAAGTAAACTATAAGAACGATATACAAGATGGACCTGCAAAATTTTACTATGAAAATGGTAAACTACAAGCGGAAGGTACTTACAAAAATGGGGAAGTAGATGGAGTAGCAACAACTTATGATGAAAATGGAAAAATACTTCAACAAGTTACATATAAAAATGGAAAAGAAGTAAAATAA
- a CDS encoding toxin-antitoxin system YwqK family antitoxin, producing MKKLLVSLLLVVSSVLSFGAEKVPYEKLSFSNGNIYYNNQEFTGEFEKKDPNTGIVNMVASVKNGKLHGMSYTYDEVGRLIEETPYKNGLREGTGKVYYKSGVLSAKLTYKNDEYEGVQKYYYENGKLQTEIPTSQGVVTGAVRLYDKRGRFEGELYHMMRKKL from the coding sequence ATGAAAAAATTATTAGTATCGTTATTATTAGTAGTAAGTTCAGTATTATCTTTTGGAGCAGAAAAAGTTCCTTATGAAAAATTATCATTTTCAAATGGAAATATATATTATAATAATCAAGAATTTACAGGAGAATTTGAGAAAAAAGACCCAAATACTGGAATAGTTAACATGGTTGCTTCTGTTAAAAATGGGAAATTACATGGAATGTCTTATACTTATGATGAGGTTGGAAGATTAATTGAAGAGACACCATATAAGAATGGATTAAGAGAAGGAACTGGAAAAGTTTATTATAAATCAGGAGTTCTGTCAGCTAAATTAACTTATAAAAATGATGAGTATGAAGGTGTACAAAAATATTATTATGAAAATGGAAAATTACAAACTGAAATCCCAACTAGTCAAGGTGTAGTAACTGGAGCAGTAAGATTATATGATAAGAGAGGAAGATTTGAAGGAGAACTTTATCATATGATGAGAAAAAAATTATAG